The DNA region TCTGAATGAACACATCGGCCATTTCGCGTCGTTGTGCCAGACCAGACTCACTGGTCAAGGTGGCTGTACGGGTCAAAATCTCAAACAGGGAAGGGCGCTTTTGCTCCAGGTCCCATTGGTGCAAAACGTCGACCGCAGGGCCTTCTACGCCGCGGCAATGCACAGTGCCTTCAGTCCCTACATTGCTGGCCAGCACGGGGCCTCGTCCCCAGTCATGCATCACATCCGTGGGCAGGTTGTTGACGATGCCCCCATCGGCATGCAAGTTGCCCTTCCAGCCGATGGGAGGAGCAACCCCAGGGATACACATGCTGGCCGCACACCAGGTGGCTAAGCTGCCCTCGCGGTGCGCATGGGCATGGCCTTGGGTGAGATTGGTACTGAGGCAGTAGTAGGGGTGCCACAGACTCTCAATCAAGGTGTCACCAAAAAGTTCGCGTAGGGCTTTGTAAAAACGCTGGCCGCGAATGAGGGAGACGCGCGGAAGCACAAAGTCGTTCATCAAGTTGCGCTGCACGAAATTGTCGCGGCAGATGCCGACCATTTCTCGCGGCGTAATGCCCTGTGCCCACAGCGCTGCAATAAAGGCTCCCATACTGGAGCCGCCAAATAGATCCACCGGAATATTCAACTCGCTCAGGGCGCGCGCCAAACCGATATGCGCGAAGCCCCGCGCGCCACCGCCACCCAGCACCACGCCGATAGCACGACCAATGAGCTGGCGGGCAATGGCGTCGACGGTGTCTTGGTCTCCGGAGCACCAATAATGGTGGTCACGGGCTTGAAGTTGCTGCTTTAAACCCTGCACCTCACCCAGCGCATTGCCATTGCGTCGGAGAATGACCTCACGGGTGGACAGGTGTGGCGCGTCGGCCAGTAAGGCCAGGACCTCGTCGCGAACACGCGGCTGATGGGCTTCGCCGGCAAGCAATAGAGCGTCGGCCTGGCGCAGGCAGCGCCGCTGCCATTCTGGGTGTGCAGCGTGCGGTTTCACCACGAATAAAAGCATATCGTGGGCACGTTCCTGTTCCCCCAGCCAGCGCACCAGGCGCCGATTCTCGGCGCTGTCCGCAAAGGGCGTTTCTGAGGTGCCGGGGCCCAATGCGGCGTCAACGGTGGCTGCATCGATGACGCACACCTCTTGTTCCCGGCGCAGACTCTCGAGCAGGCGACGTTCAAATTCCTTGGCGCCGGACCCTGGCCACAGCTCCATCAAGCTCATGGTTTTGAGCGGGCTACTCTCAGGACCATGGTGACGCCGATGCAGTTGCTGCTGGCGACGCACCACGCGACGTAATGTGAGGTAGAGGGCGCCTGGGTACATTTGTAGCGCCGTGAGTAATTTGAGCCCGGGGAGCTCCAGCAGCACGCTATCGCGCACCGCATGCACGGTATACATCCGCGGTTGATTGGCAACCACGCTCACATCGCCAATGGACTCGTCAGCGCCGAACTCTCTGTGGATGAGGCCGCTGCTTGAAGAAGAGCGCAGGCGCCCGCTCACCACCACATACAAGTGATCGGCCGGTTCACCTTCTTCCATCAGCTGGCTGCCACCCGGCAGCTCTATCAGCCTTGCGGCTCCGGCGATGGCCGCTAGGGGCTCAGCGTGGATCTCCCGAAATAGTCGGGATCGGGCGAGGATGGAATGTATGTCCATGGCCGGGTACAGCAGTCACCTTTAAGATGCCGCTTCAGTCTGCCATGTTGCGAAGGCTTCTGAATGACCGCCGCATTTTGTTTTTACGATTTAGAAACCTTTGGGACCACACCGGGTCGGGACCGTATTGCTCAGTTCGCTGTACAGCGAACCAATGCGCAGTTTGAACCCACTGCTGAACCCGAGGTGGAGTACTGCCAACCTTCACTGTGGCCGCTGCCTGAGCCCGGCGCTTGTGTGGTGACCGGAATCACACCGCAAATTGCCCAGGCCAGAGGCTTGCCTGAGTGGCGCTTCTGTGAGGCTTTATTGGCGGCCCTGGCAGGACCCAACACCTGCGTGGTGGGCTACAACTCTAGCCAGTTCGACGATCCCTTTGTGCAGCATTTGTGCTGGCGCAATTTTCAGGACCCTTATGCTTGGCATTGGCGGGATGGGAACAGCCGCTGGGATTTGCTCACCTTGGTTCGTGCCGCCTTTGCTTTGCGTCCGCAGGGCCTGCAATGGCCTTCCAAGCCCGATGGCGAGCCCAGCCTGAAGCTGGAGGATTTAGCACGCGCGAACCAACTTCCCCAGCCCAAGGCCCATGATGCCCTTGGGGATGTGACCGCGACTTTGGCCTTGGCGCAGCTGCTACAGCAGGCCCAGCCTAAGCTCACGCAATATGCCTTGAGCTTGCGCAATAAGCGCCAGGTCTTGGATTTGCTGGAGCCCGGACAGCCTTTGGCCCATGTCAGCGGCAAAATTCCCGCCCGTCATCGCTGCCTGACTCTGTGGCTGCCTGTGGTGGCCAGTGCGACCAATGCCAACCAATGGCAGGGTTTGGATCTGCGCGGTCCTTTAACGCCATGGCTGGAGTGGTCGGCTGAAGAGCTGGCAGAAGCGATCTATAGCCGTAGCGAGGACTTGCCAGAGGGCTTGGAGCGTCCCTTGTTCAAGGGGGTGACGGTGAATCGGGCTCCGTTTTTGGCGGACCCGGCGACGATTGACGCGCACAGCGCTCAGCAGGCGGCCTTAGATGTGGATGCCTGCTTAGCCAAGGCAGATGCTATCCGCGACCATTGGGACATTATTGTGGCCAAAGTGCGCGCCATCGAAGCTATTCGTCCCGACTATGCTGACCGCGACGTGGAAGCTCGACTCTATGACGGCTTTGTTCCTGAAGCGGACCGCCGTCTGAGTGACGAAATTGTAGCTACGCCCTTAGAGGACCTCGCCAGTTTCTCGGGTCGTTTTCAAGATGCGCGCTTAGAAGAGCTGCTGTTTCGCTTTAGGGCGCGACATGCCGCCGAGACCCTGAGCGCCGCTGAACAAGAAGAATGGCAGCGACTCTCCCGCCAGCAAGT from Oceanococcus sp. HetDA_MAG_MS8 includes:
- a CDS encoding patatin-like phospholipase family protein, producing the protein MDIHSILARSRLFREIHAEPLAAIAGAARLIELPGGSQLMEEGEPADHLYVVVSGRLRSSSSSGLIHREFGADESIGDVSVVANQPRMYTVHAVRDSVLLELPGLKLLTALQMYPGALYLTLRRVVRRQQQLHRRHHGPESSPLKTMSLMELWPGSGAKEFERRLLESLRREQEVCVIDAATVDAALGPGTSETPFADSAENRRLVRWLGEQERAHDMLLFVVKPHAAHPEWQRRCLRQADALLLAGEAHQPRVRDEVLALLADAPHLSTREVILRRNGNALGEVQGLKQQLQARDHHYWCSGDQDTVDAIARQLIGRAIGVVLGGGGARGFAHIGLARALSELNIPVDLFGGSSMGAFIAALWAQGITPREMVGICRDNFVQRNLMNDFVLPRVSLIRGQRFYKALRELFGDTLIESLWHPYYCLSTNLTQGHAHAHREGSLATWCAASMCIPGVAPPIGWKGNLHADGGIVNNLPTDVMHDWGRGPVLASNVGTEGTVHCRGVEGPAVDVLHQWDLEQKRPSLFEILTRTATLTSESGLAQRREMADVFIQMPVPKVGMFDWEHIDDLVRVGYDHAMSVLLESRALLQSPQARGLAKT
- the sbcB gene encoding exodeoxyribonuclease I, which produces MTAAFCFYDLETFGTTPGRDRIAQFAVQRTNAQFEPTAEPEVEYCQPSLWPLPEPGACVVTGITPQIAQARGLPEWRFCEALLAALAGPNTCVVGYNSSQFDDPFVQHLCWRNFQDPYAWHWRDGNSRWDLLTLVRAAFALRPQGLQWPSKPDGEPSLKLEDLARANQLPQPKAHDALGDVTATLALAQLLQQAQPKLTQYALSLRNKRQVLDLLEPGQPLAHVSGKIPARHRCLTLWLPVVASATNANQWQGLDLRGPLTPWLEWSAEELAEAIYSRSEDLPEGLERPLFKGVTVNRAPFLADPATIDAHSAQQAALDVDACLAKADAIRDHWDIIVAKVRAIEAIRPDYADRDVEARLYDGFVPEADRRLSDEIVATPLEDLASFSGRFQDARLEELLFRFRARHAAETLSAAEQEEWQRLSRQQVEFAPHGGLSLEDFMTQVQVMGQQAQGEDKRVLGELWRWGQDTARSVGLL